The following DNA comes from Dehalococcoidia bacterium.
TCGGGATGTACGCCTTCTGCCGCCTCTCTGTCGGCCTCGACCGGCTGGGCGCGATCGTTGGGGGGCTGGTGTTTATGCTGAGCGGCTTCCTCTCAGGCCAGACCGGCCACCCCAATCAGCTCGCGGCGTCGGCATGGATCCCGATCATCTTCGTCCTCTACGAGCAAGCCTGCCGGCGCAAGAGCGTCCCGCTTGTGCTTGCCGCCGGCGTCGCGCTCGCCGCCCAATTTCTCGCCGGCCACACGCAAGAGTCCTATCTCACGCTCGTCGCACTCGGCTTCTTCTTTATGTTCCAGCTGCTGCTCGGAACTCATCGCGCGCTGATGCTGAGGGAGGCGCCGCCTGTCGGCTGGCGGGCGCGGCTCGGGCGGCTGAGCGCCCTGCTTGGCCGCTGGACGAACGAACTGGCGTTCTCCCTGCTCGCGTTTGCTTCGATGCTGGCGCTTGGCGTCGGGCTCGCCGCCGTGCAGCTGATCCCGACCCTCGAACTGTCTGCAGAGTCGATCCGCGCCGGCGGCATGTCGTTCAAAGAGGTGACTTCCTTCTCGCTTCGGCCGTGGGAGCTGCTCCGCTCGCTGCTGCCGGGCTATCTCGAGAACCCCTTCAGCGAATATATCGCCTACGTCGGCATCCTGCCCCTTGGGTTAGCGCTTGTCGCGCTGGGGGTTCGAATTCGCCACCCGTACACCTGGTTCTGTTTCAGCATCGCTGTTCTCGCGATCTTCATGGCGCTGGGCAACTTCAATCCGTTCTACGAGTATGTTTACCGCTATTGGCCGGGCATCTCGCTCTTCCGCGTGCCGGCGCGTTGGCTCTTTCTCTACACATTTGCTGTCGCGACCCTCGCCGCGATCGGCGCCAGCGCCTTCACTCAGACCTTTGCCGACCGGCATTCCCTCGCTGAACTGCGGCGGCGGCAACTCGGGATCACCATCGTCATCATCGCCGCTTTCAGTCTCGTTTGGCTCCTCCACCCGCTTCTTGTCTTTCCGCGCCGTGAAGTGCTTGCGATTTGGGTGCCCATGATCGGCTTGACGCTGGCGCTGATCCTCGCCGGCTTGCCGTGGGCGCCGAACCGTTGGCTTGGGACGGCGATTGTTGTCGTGGTCGCCGTCGAGCTCTGGTTCGCCCGCGGCGATCTCGAACTGAGCCACCCCCTCCCCATGACGGCGTATACCACCCAACGGCCGGTGATCAGCCATCTGCTGACGGACCCTGCAACCTACCGGGTGCTCGCGATTTCCGAAGGCACCTTCGACCCCGGCGACCTCGCCGACCTGCGGCTCCTGCTGCAGGATGAACTGCCGCCCGAGCGGATCCAAGACTATGTCACCGCCCTCAAGTATCACGAGTTTCTGACACCGAATGTGCCGATGCGCTTTGGCCTCTCGACTATCGACGGTTACGACGGAGGCGTGCTCCCCCTCCGGCGCTATGTCGAATTCAAGAGCGTCCTCCTTGAGAGCGCCGAGGCGCTCGCGGGCAGTGTTGCCGAGCGTCCCCGCAACCGCGCGCCGGACGGCATCCTCCGCGAGCAGCTCGACGCCCTCCCCGACAGTCTCCTTCTCGGGATGCTGAACGTGCGCTATGCCGTGATGGACAAGGCGCGCGATGTCTGGTACGCCAACGCCTATTACGACCTCGGCCACACGGTCCGGGTGACGCCCGACCGTCCCCTCACCCTCCGCAACGTTCCCTCCTTCGCGAGCACCTCCCTAGGGCTGATTACCTACCTCGAGAATGGAGCTCGCGTTCCTCAGGGGGAAATCGTCGGGGTGGTTACGGTCATCGACAGTAGCGGGCGGGTCTTGACTGACACGCTGCGAGCCGGGCTCGACACTGCCGAGGGCGATTACAACCGCCCAGGCGCGGCACCGGCCCACGTCGTTCCGCAGCGGACAGTGGCGTCCCTCTGGAAGGGCAACCCGCGCGCCTACAACTACTGGACGGCCGTCCAATTTCCGGGGGTCATCTACCCCAAAGAGATCCGCATTGCGGCAACCTTGCCGGAGGTGCGGCTCGTCGTGCGGGGCGCCACCTTGATCGATGACCGGATGCAAGCGAGCGAGCCGCTTGTTCTGAATGAACGCTGGCGGCTCGTTCACAGCGGCGACCTGAAGGTCTACGAGAACCTCGATTGGCGGGAGCGGTTCTATCTGACGCGCGACGTCCAGCCTGTGCGGGGCGACGGCGAAGCGCTGAATGTTGTCCGCGCCACGAGCGGACGCGTAACCGCACTCATCGGCGCAACGCCGCCTGCCCTCCCGAAGCCGACTGTCCCCGACCGCCTCTCGGCGCGGCAGGAGTCGCCTGAACGACGGGTGGTCGCCGTCTCGCTTCAGACCCCGGCTTATCTCGTCTTCACCGAGTCGTTCTTCCCAGGCTGGCAGGTCTCGATCAACGGGGCGGCAGCATCGCTGGAGCGCGCCAACGCGCTGTTCATGGCGGTGCTCGTTCCGGCCGGCGAGCACGAGGTCGTGTTTGAGTACAAGCCGGCGAGCGTCGCGCTCGGCCTGTGGGTCACGCAAACGGTGGCGGCGATCGGGCTGGGAGTGCTGGCGCTCTGGCTGCTGCTCGCCGTCGCTCTCCCGCTCGCCTTCCGCATCAAACGCCCGCCCGCAGGAATGCTGCACGCCTAGGCGCTGCCAGCTGCGGTCAAACCGGGGATGGGCAGGCGTGCGACTGGAGCGTTAGGCCGACTGCGGCTCTTCGAAAACGTCAAATTCGATGAGGCGCTCCGAGCGGGTGCGCAGCTCGGGGCGAGCCTTGTTCACGATGGCATCCCGAGTGACGATGCACTTGCGGACATCGCCGCGGGAGGGGATCTCGAACATCACGTCGAGCAAGATCTCCTCGATGATCGAGCGCAACCCCCGCGCCCCCGTTTTATGCGCGAGCGCTTCTTCGGCGGCAGCGATCAATGCATCTTCTTCGAAGACCAGTTCAACCTTGTCAAAGGCGAAGATCTTTTGATACTGCTTGACAATCGCATTCTTCGGCTCGCGCAGGATCCGCACCAAGGCATCGCGGTCAAGCGAATGCAACGACACCACAACGGGCAGCCGGCCGATGAACTCGGGGATCAAGCCGTAATGCAGCAGGTCATCGGGGGTCACTTGCTTCAGCAGTTCGTCAGCATCGTCGATGATCTCGTTCTTGCCGTCGGCGCGGAACCCCATTGAGCGCCGCTTATTCAGCCGCTTCGCAATGATTCGATCGAGTCCCTCGAACGCGCCGCCACAGATGAACAGGATGTTAGTCGTGTTGATCTGCAGAAATTCCTGATGCGGGTGCTTCCGTCCGCCCTGCGGCGGAACATTGGCAACCGTCCCTTCCAAGATCTTGAGCAGCGCTTGCTGTACTCCTTCGCCCGAGACATCGCGGGTGATCGAGGGGTTATCCCCTTTGCGGGCGATTTTGTCGATCTCGTCGATATAGATAATTCCCCGCTCGGCACGCTGGATATCAAAGTCCGCCGCTTGGATCAGGTGAAGGAGGATGTTCTCGACATCTTCGCCGACATATCCTGCCTCTGTCAGCGAGGTTGCGTCGGCAATGGTGAACGGCACGTCGAGGATCTTCGCCAATGTCTGGGCAAGGAGCGTCTTCCCCGAGCCTGTTGGCCCGATCAGCAAGATGTTGCTTTTCTGAAGCTCGACATCATCGACTTGGGCGCCAAGATTGATCCGCTTGTAGTGGTTATAGACAGCGACAGAGAGCACCTTCTTGGCGCGTTCTTGGCCGATGACATATTCGCTCAGCAGTTCATAAATCCGCTTTGGCGTTGGCACCTTGGGAAGCGGTGTCTTTGGCTTCGGCTGCGGCTTCGCTTCTTCATCAATGATCTCGCGACACAGCTCCACGCACTCGTCGCAGATGTAGACCGCCCCGGGACCGGCGATCAGCCGCCGAACTTGCTCTTGGGTCTTCCCGCAAAAGGAGCAGTGGTATTGCATCCGGCTATTGCGCGAGTTTGCCATCGACCCTCCACCGCTCGTCAACCATCGGGCGCCGGCCAGTGAGGCGGCGAGCGGCGTGCCGCCTCACGAACCTCGCTCATTTCTCCTGAGGGGTCAACACCTCATCGACAATGCCGTAGGCGACCGCCTCCTCAGCGGGCAGATAGTAGTCGCGGTCGGCATCACGCTCAATCTTCTCGATCGGCTGCCCAGTGTGTTTTGACAAGATCGACAGGATCTTGTTCTGCAGCCGCTCGATCTCGCGGGCGGCAATTCGGATGTCCGCCGCCTGCCCTTGAGCGCCGCCAATCGCTTGATGCATGTGCACAGTGGCATTCGGAAGCGCGAAGCGCTTCCCCTTCTTGCCCGCAGCGAGCAAGACCGTCCCCATGCTTGCTGCCATGCCCATGCAGATCGTGGAGACATCCGCTTTGATCAGCTGCATCGTGTCGTAGATCGCCAACCCTGCCGTGATCACTCCGCCCGGGCTCTGAATGTACAGCTGGATATCACGGTCCGGGTCTTCGCGGTCAAGATAGAGCAGCTGGGCGATGATCAGGTTGGCAACTTGATCGTTGATCGGGGTGCCTAAGATGACAATCCGCTCCTTCAGCAGGAGAGAGTAGATATCGAAGGCACGCTCTCCCCGTTGGCTTTGCTCAATGACCATTGGGATGATGTTTTGCGGCAGATACGGCAGGATGCTCGGCGGGATATGCATCGTCACCCTTCTTCCGTCGCTCCGGCGCGACGACCATGCTCCTCATCTTCACGTTGTTCGCCGACAAGCGCCGGGTCCACCTCGCCCGCCGGCGGCGCAACTTTCCCTTCCGTTGCGATCTCGACGAGCCGTGCGAGCGCCTTCCGGACCCGGAGGTTCTGCTCGGCGATCGCGCGCGCGTTAGGATGCTCGAGCACGCGGCTCGCCTGCGCGGCGGACAGCCCTGAGGTGCGGATTTGGTCGGCCAGCTCGTCGTTGATCTCGTCGGCCGTCACCGTAATGCCTTCGACTGTCGCCAGCTCGCTCAGCAGAAGACGGCGGCGCACCCGCTCGCGCGCTTCGTCCCGCAGCTGCTCGCGGATCGCCTCTTCCGAGCCGCCGACAACGCGGACGTAATCCTCCCACCGGATCCCCGAACGCTGCATCAGAGACCGCCGTTCCTCAATCATCTGGTCGAGCTGGCTCTCGATCAAGCTGTACGGCGCTTCGGCCTCTGCCAGCGCGCTCAAGGCGCTCAGCGCCGCATCGCGCATTTTGGCGTAGGCATCAATCTCCGCGCGCCGGCGAAGGTTCGCCTCCACCCGTTCGCGCAGCTCCTCAATTGTTTTCAAATCGCCGGTGACCTCTTGGATGAACGCCTCGTCGAGGTCGGGCAGCCGCTTCCCTTTGACCTCGCGCACCGTGACCGACACGTCGAACGACTTGCCTGCCAGCTCTTTCGCGGCGTCCTCTTCTCCGTAGCTGAGCGTGAACGTCTTGGTCTCACCGGCCGACATCCCAATCAGCTCCCGCGCAAATCCCGGAAGCGGGTCGCGCCGATCGACGATCACCCGGTAGGTCAGGCCATCGGCTGAGCCAACCGGCCGCTCTCCTTCCCAAGCGCGGTAATCGAGAAGAACGAGGTCGTCCTCCGCAATCGGCCGCTCGACCGGCTCCCAGATTGCATGACGCTCGCGCACGCTCTCGATAGCTCGATCGACAGCGTCTTCCTCCAGCGTTGGCTCAACAATGTCAACGCGGATCGATTGATACTCGCGCAGATCAATCGTTGGCTTAACATCGACCGTCGCCTTGACAACAACCGGGTCAAGCTGAGTCACTTCAAGACGCGGCTGCGAAAGGGGCTCGATCTTCTCCTGCTGAATGGCATCTTGGGCCACCTTCGGCGCAAGATGCTCGATTGCATCCTCCAAGAGGGCGGCGCGGCCGAAATACCGCTCGATGATTGCGCGAGGAGCTTTGCCTTTCCGGAAACCGGGAACAAGCGCGCGAGGAGCGAGGCGCTGATAGGCCGATTCGAGTGATCGCTCAAGCTCTGCTGGCTCAATCTCGATTGTGAGAATGACCTGACTTTCGGGCGCACGCTCTGATGTCACTTTCACCGGATAGCAAACTCCGCCAACCGAGTATACCACAGCCTCTCGGCCGCCCTGACGACGCGTTGCAACCGGATGTCATCTGCGTTCGCCCGGCAGTCCCAAGAGGAAATCGGATGAAATCGTAGGAGGGGGTTGCTCCCCTGTCAAGAGAAGCGATCGAACCGGCGCTATGCCCAGCGAGGACGCAGCAGCGCCGCCGCGACCGCCAATCCGATCAGCGCAGGCGTGCCGATCAGCCCCGAAACAATCAAAATCAGCCCCGGCGTGGGGTAGAGGTATGCAATCGTGATCCACGCAAAGGTGAGGTAGAAGGTAATCCCAACGATGGCGAAGAAGGTGACGATCAGGACCGCCCGCCAGACATACTTGCTGATCGGCGTCGAAATACCTGCCGCTTCAGCGCGTGCCTGCGCTCGCGGCGCGCGGTCGAGCAGAAACGCTGCGGCCGTGATCCCCGTCATGATGGCCAGCGCGACGACAATCGCGCCGGTGTGACCAGCTGCCAGCAGCAGCAACCCGATGCCGACAATACCCGGCACGAGGATCGCCAAAGCGATCAAGGGAACAAGGATCGGCTCCAGGAAGCGGGTCACACCCTCCTCCGATCGCGTAGTCGCGGGGATACCGCAATCATCCTAGCAAGAACGCCCCTCGCTTGACCACTGCCGCCGCTTTGGATGTTTTTCCAATGCCACAAGGGGTCTCCCGTGTTCTCTCTCGGCGGCGCTCTGCTCCGGGCAGCATCTTTGGAAGATTGCCCAAAAGATTGCGGCTATTTTCGAGCAAAGCGCGAATACTATCGCCGTCCGCAGCCAGTTTAGCATCATGCTCGCGCCCAATGTTGGGCGTTTCTCCAAGTCAGCGCTGCTGCGCCCGCGGTCGTCCGGGATGCCGACCCTGCGCCTCACATCACACTGCCGCTGAGAGGATCGGCAAGGAGGAACCGTCGGATGGAGATACAGGCTGGAGATACCGCTTGGCTCTTGACCTCGGCTGCGCTCGTCATGCTGATGACGCCGGCGCTCGGCTTCTTCTACGCGGGGATGGCGCGCGGCAAAAACGTCCTCGCGACTATCATGCAAAGCTTCATCATTGTCGCCCTCGTCAGCGTGATCTGGGTTCTGTGGGGCTATTCCCTCGCGTTCGGCCC
Coding sequences within:
- a CDS encoding YfhO family protein, which translates into the protein MLEAAVGVVLVAAAIAGFWQIVLTDRVLGSYDLLTYFYPYREAVNAALRAGRLPLWNPDIFLGVPLLANIQTAVFYPPTWLTIALPAPRAITVHTVLHIALAGIGMYAFCRLSVGLDRLGAIVGGLVFMLSGFLSGQTGHPNQLAASAWIPIIFVLYEQACRRKSVPLVLAAGVALAAQFLAGHTQESYLTLVALGFFFMFQLLLGTHRALMLREAPPVGWRARLGRLSALLGRWTNELAFSLLAFASMLALGVGLAAVQLIPTLELSAESIRAGGMSFKEVTSFSLRPWELLRSLLPGYLENPFSEYIAYVGILPLGLALVALGVRIRHPYTWFCFSIAVLAIFMALGNFNPFYEYVYRYWPGISLFRVPARWLFLYTFAVATLAAIGASAFTQTFADRHSLAELRRRQLGITIVIIAAFSLVWLLHPLLVFPRREVLAIWVPMIGLTLALILAGLPWAPNRWLGTAIVVVVAVELWFARGDLELSHPLPMTAYTTQRPVISHLLTDPATYRVLAISEGTFDPGDLADLRLLLQDELPPERIQDYVTALKYHEFLTPNVPMRFGLSTIDGYDGGVLPLRRYVEFKSVLLESAEALAGSVAERPRNRAPDGILREQLDALPDSLLLGMLNVRYAVMDKARDVWYANAYYDLGHTVRVTPDRPLTLRNVPSFASTSLGLITYLENGARVPQGEIVGVVTVIDSSGRVLTDTLRAGLDTAEGDYNRPGAAPAHVVPQRTVASLWKGNPRAYNYWTAVQFPGVIYPKEIRIAATLPEVRLVVRGATLIDDRMQASEPLVLNERWRLVHSGDLKVYENLDWRERFYLTRDVQPVRGDGEALNVVRATSGRVTALIGATPPALPKPTVPDRLSARQESPERRVVAVSLQTPAYLVFTESFFPGWQVSINGAAASLERANALFMAVLVPAGEHEVVFEYKPASVALGLWVTQTVAAIGLGVLALWLLLAVALPLAFRIKRPPAGMLHA
- the clpX gene encoding ATP-dependent Clp protease ATP-binding subunit ClpX codes for the protein MANSRNSRMQYHCSFCGKTQEQVRRLIAGPGAVYICDECVELCREIIDEEAKPQPKPKTPLPKVPTPKRIYELLSEYVIGQERAKKVLSVAVYNHYKRINLGAQVDDVELQKSNILLIGPTGSGKTLLAQTLAKILDVPFTIADATSLTEAGYVGEDVENILLHLIQAADFDIQRAERGIIYIDEIDKIARKGDNPSITRDVSGEGVQQALLKILEGTVANVPPQGGRKHPHQEFLQINTTNILFICGGAFEGLDRIIAKRLNKRRSMGFRADGKNEIIDDADELLKQVTPDDLLHYGLIPEFIGRLPVVVSLHSLDRDALVRILREPKNAIVKQYQKIFAFDKVELVFEEDALIAAAEEALAHKTGARGLRSIIEEILLDVMFEIPSRGDVRKCIVTRDAIVNKARPELRTRSERLIEFDVFEEPQSA
- a CDS encoding ATP-dependent Clp protease proteolytic subunit: MIPMVIEQSQRGERAFDIYSLLLKERIVILGTPINDQVANLIIAQLLYLDREDPDRDIQLYIQSPGGVITAGLAIYDTMQLIKADVSTICMGMAASMGTVLLAAGKKGKRFALPNATVHMHQAIGGAQGQAADIRIAAREIERLQNKILSILSKHTGQPIEKIERDADRDYYLPAEEAVAYGIVDEVLTPQEK
- the tig gene encoding trigger factor, with the translated sequence MTSERAPESQVILTIEIEPAELERSLESAYQRLAPRALVPGFRKGKAPRAIIERYFGRAALLEDAIEHLAPKVAQDAIQQEKIEPLSQPRLEVTQLDPVVVKATVDVKPTIDLREYQSIRVDIVEPTLEEDAVDRAIESVRERHAIWEPVERPIAEDDLVLLDYRAWEGERPVGSADGLTYRVIVDRRDPLPGFARELIGMSAGETKTFTLSYGEEDAAKELAGKSFDVSVTVREVKGKRLPDLDEAFIQEVTGDLKTIEELRERVEANLRRRAEIDAYAKMRDAALSALSALAEAEAPYSLIESQLDQMIEERRSLMQRSGIRWEDYVRVVGGSEEAIREQLRDEARERVRRRLLLSELATVEGITVTADEINDELADQIRTSGLSAAQASRVLEHPNARAIAEQNLRVRKALARLVEIATEGKVAPPAGEVDPALVGEQREDEEHGRRAGATEEG